The DNA segment TCGCGCGCAAGTGGCCACACCGGTGAATTGGAGGCCGGGCGAGCCGGTGATCATTCCACCGTCGATATCCGACGAGCGCGCACGCACGCTGTTCCCGCAAGGTTGGGATGCGCCACGCCCCTATTTGCGCTACACGCACCTGCCGAACTGAAAATGGATTGGTATCCCGTATTCTGGAATCTGCGAGGACATCCGGTTCTCGTCGTGGGCGGCGGCCGGGTGGCGGCGCGCAAGGTGGCTGCACTGTTACGTGCGGGTGCGACGGTCAGCGTGGCCGCTGAGGGTGTGTGCGGCCAGTTGCGGGATGCATACGAGGCGGGCCGGATCGCGTATCTCGCCGGTGCCTACGTGGCCGAGGTTCTGCGTGGGCAGCGTCTGGTAATCGCTGCCACGGACGACCCGTCGATCAATCATCGCATCGCATGGGATGCACGCGATGCGGGCATCCCCGTGAATGTAGTGGATGATCCAGAGCACTGCGACTTTATTCTGCCGGCCGTTGTCGACCGTTCGCCCCTGCTGATCGCGATCTCGTCCGGCGGCCGAGCGCCGATGCTCGTGCGTCATCTCAAGACGTACCTGGAGGCCCGGCTGCCGCGCGCCCTGGCGAATTTGACCGAGCAGATGGGGCGCCTGCGAGGATGCGTCAAGGCCCGTTTGCCGACGCCGGCTGCGCGGCGTGCCTTCTGGGAACACGTGCTGGGAGGCTCCGAGCTGGTCCAGATCGACGCGCAACGGATGCGCGATGTCCGGCGAAACCTGGTACGGCATGCGGAGGCGCCAGACACGGCAAGTGGTCCGCCGTTGGTTGCGCTGGTGGGGGCGGGTCCAGGTGATCCGGATCTGCTGACGCTCAAGGCGCTGCAACTCATTCAGGGTTGCGACGTGGTGCTGCACGATGCATTGGTGTCTGCGTCGATCCTGGCGCTCGTGCGTCCCGAAGCGGAGCGCGTGTTCGTCGGCAAGCGTGCCGGCGGCGTGCACACACCTCAGGCGGAAATAGAGCGGCGGATGATTGCCTATGCCCGCCGTGGTTTGCGTGTGGTGCGCCTCAAGGGCGGCGATCCGATGATTTTCGGCCGTGGCGGCGAGGAGATGCAGGCCCTGGAGCAGGCGGGCATTCCATTCGAGGTGGTGCCAGGGATCAGTGCCGCCAATGGCTGCGCTGCCTATGCGGGCATTCCGCTGACCCATCGCCGGCATG comes from the Acidihalobacter yilgarnensis genome and includes:
- the cysG gene encoding siroheme synthase CysG, with product MDWYPVFWNLRGHPVLVVGGGRVAARKVAALLRAGATVSVAAEGVCGQLRDAYEAGRIAYLAGAYVAEVLRGQRLVIAATDDPSINHRIAWDARDAGIPVNVVDDPEHCDFILPAVVDRSPLLIAISSGGRAPMLVRHLKTYLEARLPRALANLTEQMGRLRGCVKARLPTPAARRAFWEHVLGGSELVQIDAQRMRDVRRNLVRHAEAPDTASGPPLVALVGAGPGDPDLLTLKALQLIQGCDVVLHDALVSASILALVRPEAERVFVGKRAGGVHTPQAEIERRMIAYARRGLRVVRLKGGDPMIFGRGGEEMQALEQAGIPFEVVPGISAANGCAAYAGIPLTHRRHAHTLVMTSGCIHPDGSEHDWSVLARRRQTLVFYMPLRELDLICKQLVAHGLPSDWPAMLIFEGTAPAQRVLRGTLMSLPRLATADGMVSPAVLVVGEVTALADRLDEDGTPSPITGDARERRDTVYALL